In one Achromobacter spanius genomic region, the following are encoded:
- a CDS encoding NTP/NDP exchange transporter, with translation MAAAGLGLLRGRIARALGIHEEEIAPAACGFAFFFFLFCGYFMLRPIRETMGIQAGVNQLQWLFTATFFATLAVVPVFGVLSSRVPRSTLLTWVYGLFALTMAGFAMLLHLQPGSVWTARAFYVWLSVFNLFVVSIAWSLMADVFRMESAKRLFALIAAGASAGGLCGPLLGALLAGVLGPAGLLLLSALLLAATLPLKQWLLRWRAATRTDVSQQDIKQPIEGAVLAGISRIFRSRYLLGISLLVVLLATLNTFLYMEQARLVADSFPDTTQRIRVFSALDFTVQTLALLSQVFITGRVAARLGLRFLLTAVPLAVGLSFLALAAFPVFGVLAAAMVLRRAGEYAFIRPGREMLFTAVPPEDKYKTKSVIDTVVYRGGDAASGWVKAGVDMLGHGAALIALLGAAVALGAAAVGYALGKQADARKDDKR, from the coding sequence ATGGCCGCTGCCGGCCTTGGCCTCCTGCGTGGCCGCATTGCGCGCGCCTTGGGTATTCATGAAGAGGAAATAGCGCCAGCAGCCTGCGGCTTCGCCTTCTTTTTCTTCCTGTTTTGCGGCTATTTCATGCTGCGGCCCATCCGCGAAACCATGGGGATCCAGGCGGGTGTGAACCAACTGCAATGGCTCTTCACCGCCACCTTCTTCGCCACCCTGGCGGTGGTGCCGGTGTTTGGCGTCTTGTCCTCGCGCGTGCCGCGTTCGACGCTGCTGACCTGGGTCTACGGCCTGTTTGCCCTGACCATGGCGGGCTTTGCCATGCTGCTGCATCTGCAACCGGGCAGCGTCTGGACGGCGCGCGCGTTCTATGTATGGCTGTCGGTCTTCAATCTGTTCGTGGTTTCCATCGCCTGGAGCCTGATGGCCGATGTGTTCCGCATGGAGTCGGCCAAGCGCCTGTTCGCCTTGATTGCCGCCGGCGCCAGCGCGGGCGGGCTGTGCGGTCCACTGCTGGGCGCGTTGCTGGCGGGCGTGCTGGGTCCTGCGGGCCTGCTGCTGTTGTCGGCGCTGCTGCTCGCGGCGACGTTGCCGCTGAAGCAATGGCTGTTGCGATGGCGCGCCGCCACGCGTACGGACGTCAGCCAGCAGGACATCAAGCAGCCCATTGAAGGTGCCGTGCTGGCCGGCATTTCGCGTATTTTCCGGTCTCGCTATCTGCTTGGCATTTCGTTGCTGGTGGTGCTGCTGGCTACCCTCAACACCTTTCTGTACATGGAGCAGGCGCGGCTGGTGGCTGACTCGTTCCCCGACACCACGCAGCGCATCCGCGTATTCAGCGCGCTGGACTTCACCGTGCAGACGCTGGCGCTGCTGTCGCAAGTTTTTATCACTGGCCGCGTGGCCGCGCGCCTGGGGCTGCGCTTTCTGTTGACCGCGGTGCCCCTGGCCGTGGGGCTGTCATTCCTGGCGTTGGCCGCGTTCCCTGTCTTTGGCGTGTTGGCCGCGGCAATGGTCCTGCGCCGGGCCGGCGAATACGCCTTCATCAGACCCGGGCGCGAAATGCTGTTTACGGCGGTTCCGCCCGAAGACAAATACAAGACCAAGAGCGTCATCGACACTGTGGTCTACCGCGGCGGCGACGCCGCCAGCGGTTGGGTCAAGGCAGGGGTGGACATGCTGGGCCACGGCGCGGCGTTGATTGCGCTGTTGGGCGCGGCCGTGGCGCTGGGCGCAGCGGCGGTCGGCTATGCGCTGGGAAAACAGGCCGATGCAAGAAAGGACGACAAGCGTTAG
- a CDS encoding aldo/keto reductase: MHDRRRFLQTAACATLLGPAGAVQALNAKQTMLKRSIPSTKEQIPVIGLGTADTFNTSPDDAAAMQPLAQVLDTFAKAGGTLIDTAPSYGQAEAVVGALLARQGDEGSRYFLATKIGARGHDAAMEQIRASQKYLGRDKLDLIQIHNLIDTRNQLGLLRDLKQQGVIRYVGITHYLDHAHDELTELVEREKPDFLQINLSVGARNAEKRLLPACQANGVAVLINRPFQDGALFRQVRGRALPGLAADIGCTSWAQIFLKFIIGHPAVTAVIPATSKPKNMADNALAGFGPQPDAAMRYRIAALLA, encoded by the coding sequence ATGCACGATCGCCGCCGCTTCCTCCAAACCGCCGCCTGCGCCACCTTGCTGGGACCCGCGGGCGCCGTCCAGGCCCTGAACGCCAAGCAAACCATGCTGAAGCGCTCCATTCCGTCTACGAAGGAACAGATACCCGTCATCGGCCTGGGCACTGCCGATACCTTCAACACCTCGCCCGATGACGCAGCAGCCATGCAGCCCTTGGCGCAGGTGCTGGACACCTTCGCCAAAGCGGGCGGCACGCTGATCGACACCGCGCCCAGCTACGGCCAGGCCGAGGCGGTTGTGGGAGCGCTGCTGGCGCGCCAGGGCGACGAAGGCAGCCGGTACTTCCTGGCGACCAAGATCGGCGCGCGTGGTCACGACGCCGCCATGGAGCAAATTCGCGCATCACAAAAGTACCTGGGCCGCGACAAACTCGACCTTATCCAGATCCACAACCTGATCGACACCCGCAATCAACTGGGCTTGCTGCGCGACCTGAAGCAGCAAGGCGTCATCCGTTACGTCGGCATCACTCACTACCTGGACCATGCCCACGACGAACTGACCGAACTGGTCGAACGCGAAAAGCCCGACTTTCTTCAGATCAATCTATCAGTGGGCGCGCGCAACGCTGAAAAGCGCCTGCTGCCGGCTTGCCAGGCCAACGGTGTCGCAGTGCTGATCAACCGCCCCTTCCAGGACGGCGCCCTGTTTCGCCAGGTCAGGGGTCGTGCCCTGCCCGGTTTGGCTGCCGACATCGGCTGCACCTCCTGGGCGCAGATTTTCCTGAAATTCATCATCGGGCACCCGGCGGTCACCGCCGTCATTCCCGCCACCTCCAAACCCAAGAACATGGCGGACAACGCACTGGCCGGGTTCGGGCCGCAACCCGACGCGGCCATGCGCTACCGCATCGCCGCCCTGCTGGCATAA
- a CDS encoding Bax inhibitor-1/YccA family protein gives MNEYRPSPFNRSGSVAGAPGEVARNQVLRNTYWLLALSLIPTVLGAAVGLYTGINRVMGASPGLSAIVFLVGAFGMMFAIEKNKNNSMGVVLLLAFTFFMGIMLSRLLGFVMGFSNGSQLVMTAFGGTAIVFGTMATLATTIKRDLSGMQKFLFIGAVVILVAALANIFLQMPALMLTISVMAILVFSAFMLVDLQRVVNGGETNYVSATLAIYLDVYNVFSNLLMLLGIFGGNRE, from the coding sequence ATGAACGAATATCGTCCGTCCCCTTTTAACCGTTCCGGCTCGGTCGCTGGCGCGCCGGGCGAGGTCGCGCGCAATCAGGTGCTGCGCAATACGTATTGGCTCTTGGCCCTTTCGCTGATTCCCACGGTGCTGGGCGCGGCGGTCGGCCTCTACACGGGAATCAACCGTGTCATGGGCGCCAGCCCCGGCCTTTCCGCGATCGTGTTCCTGGTGGGTGCCTTCGGCATGATGTTCGCCATCGAGAAAAACAAGAACAACTCGATGGGCGTGGTGCTGCTGCTGGCCTTCACGTTCTTCATGGGCATCATGCTGTCGCGCCTGCTTGGCTTCGTGATGGGCTTCAGCAACGGTTCGCAGCTTGTCATGACGGCATTCGGCGGCACGGCGATCGTGTTCGGCACGATGGCCACACTGGCCACCACCATCAAGCGCGACCTGTCCGGGATGCAGAAATTCCTGTTCATCGGCGCGGTCGTGATCCTGGTTGCAGCGCTGGCCAACATCTTCCTGCAAATGCCCGCACTGATGCTGACCATCTCGGTCATGGCCATCCTGGTGTTCTCGGCGTTCATGCTGGTTGACCTGCAGCGCGTGGTCAATGGGGGTGAAACCAACTACGTGTCCGCCACACTGGCCATTTACCTGGACGTCTACAACGTCTTCTCGAACCTGTTGATGCTGCTGGGCATCTTCGGCGGTAACCGCGAGTAA
- a CDS encoding DNA polymerase III subunit chi, which yields MTRIDFAFGAPDRLRMACQVVRKRFLAGQRLVVYCKDGSRLAAFDRMLWAFDDTSFVPHVLANDPLAPETPVVLTAGDPQQAAQAAAGADAAPPWLLNLDNDCPPGFDTFERLLEIVSDDPDDKQAARQRWRVYQNAGHTPLSHDLSRQATGG from the coding sequence ATGACGCGGATCGACTTCGCCTTCGGCGCGCCCGACCGCTTGCGCATGGCCTGCCAGGTGGTGCGCAAGCGCTTTTTGGCAGGGCAGCGGCTGGTGGTGTACTGTAAAGACGGTTCGCGGCTGGCCGCGTTCGACCGCATGCTGTGGGCCTTTGACGACACCTCGTTCGTGCCGCACGTGCTGGCCAACGACCCGCTGGCACCCGAAACGCCGGTGGTGTTGACGGCGGGAGACCCGCAGCAGGCGGCCCAGGCCGCGGCGGGCGCGGACGCCGCCCCGCCGTGGCTGCTGAATCTGGACAACGATTGCCCGCCCGGCTTCGACACCTTCGAGCGCCTGCTTGAAATCGTGTCCGATGACCCGGACGACAAGCAAGCCGCCCGACAGCGCTGGCGCGTCTATCAGAATGCGGGCCACACGCCGCTAAGCCACGACCTCAGCCGCCAAGCCACCGGCGGCTGA